The Gemmatimonas sp. DNA window CTGCTCCTGCACCAGCCGGACGGCCCGCTCGCGGACCTCCGGCGAGAACGGCTTGCTGCCGCGCCCCCGGACCCCTTTGTCTTTCGTCATGCTCCCAATCTCTCAAAGCTGGGAGCCTCCGCCAAACCCGGGGCGGTTCAGTACAGGGACATGGTTAACACTTGTCCGGGGACATGGTTAACACTTTCCGAATCCCCTTCGGAGAGACGGCGATGCCCTGGCAGGAGACCGACCCCATGTTCGAGCGGCATCACTTCGCGCAGGACCTCGCGAGCGGGCAGTGGACGATGACGGAGCTGTGCGCGCGCTACGGCATCAGTCGTAACACGGGCTACAAATGGCGCGAGCGCTTTCTGTCGCTCGGGGTACGCGGCCTGGAGGAGCACAGCCGCGCGCCGCTGTCGTCGCCCAACGAGACGCCACAATCGACGATCGACCTGATTCTCGCCGAGCACAGCCGCTACGGCTGGGGGGCACGCAAGATCTTGAAGCGCCTGCAATCCACGCACCCGACGCTGGCGCTGCCGGCCCGCAGCACGATCTTCGACATCCTCGCGCGAAACGATCGCGTGCGGCGCCGACGCTCGCGTACGCATTGGAAGCACCCCGGCGCCGCACCGCTGCAGACGACCGCGCCAAACCAAGTGTGGACGATCGACTTCAAAGGGCAGTTTCGGACGCGTGATGGGGTCTACAGCTATCCGTTGACCATCGTCGATCATTTCAGTCGCTATCTGCTGTGCTGTCAGAGCTTTCCCGACGTGAAAGCGCAGGGCGTACACCGTGAGCTGCGGCGGTTGTTTCGGACCCACGGCCTGCCGGACGCCATTCGCAGCGACAACGGCGCGCCCTTCGCTTCGAACGGTATTCACGGCTTGAATCGCCTCAACGCGTGGTGGCTGCAACTGGGCATCGTGCATCAGCGCATTACGCCGGCGAGCCCCCAGGAGA harbors:
- a CDS encoding DDE-type integrase/transposase/recombinase yields the protein MPWQETDPMFERHHFAQDLASGQWTMTELCARYGISRNTGYKWRERFLSLGVRGLEEHSRAPLSSPNETPQSTIDLILAEHSRYGWGARKILKRLQSTHPTLALPARSTIFDILARNDRVRRRRSRTHWKHPGAAPLQTTAPNQVWTIDFKGQFRTRDGVYSYPLTIVDHFSRYLLCCQSFPDVKAQGVHRELRRLFRTHGLPDAIRSDNGAPFASNGIHGLNRLNAWWLQLGIVHQRITPASPQENGAHERMHRVLKAKVTKPAAANAKLQQRVFNTFVQTYNEVRPHEALNDETPASRWRPSARPLPARITPPIYPGHFEIRRVSTAGTFRLHNGQQFLTQALNGEMIGLEEVQDGVWNVIYYETLLGRFDERTRTITGAPSLKKDC